One genomic window of Caenorhabditis elegans chromosome I includes the following:
- the D1081.19 gene encoding Peptidase S1 domain-containing protein (Confirmed by transcript evidence), whose amino-acid sequence MKFLSIIVFSFISIVVTVKWKSLTTDENKDRLEKCGNQDFPEKENNTDGENAPNPGNFWLAKMELDNNQADNVSVAGFFISPRHVLTSVYFIMIENGAWRTNYNDTVYFKNLEYIRNTTSAMVPEKVTKNMKVIPGNCSSGQCILRPKKAVLINVKKRYDDFSKMSLMVLIELEENVKNISVPCIPYVSANVYTNDDVFLYGHATSTKNPYSTLQFKPLKIKNLHDDGWICTDKYQAMQDRGGPLVKLYDDKVTAIGIKSTTGYNSNQYEYYFDLRKYNNEICEFSGVCTKGPVGRPSSEASSSSNQPEATTQQIVQNSSDPNSPNVNTNPSKNRNTTSNSNYIELPIDEGKIDEVNEALSYPEDSNDYFLKSMMAKNTERTVYKAMFDQFDSPEQDARGSVINEKEDDDDDEDCDDFEDDEEDVIDDEYIYRTMDFLREDL is encoded by the exons ATGAAATTTCTATCGATTATTGTATTTTCATTCATAAGCATAGTTGTGACAGTGAAATGGAAATCGCTGACCACTGATGAGAATAAAGATCGattagaaaaatgtggaaatcaAGATTTTC ctgaaaaagaaaataatacaGATGGAGAAAATGCGCCAAATCCAGGAAATTTTTGGCTGGCCAAAATGGAACTAGATA ACAATCAAGCAGATAATGTATCAGTAGCTGGATTCTTTATTTCTCCGAGACATGTTCTTACATCTGTATATTTTATAATGATCGAAAACGGTGCCTGGAGAACCAATTACAATGATACTGTGTATTTTAAGAATCTTGAATACATTAGAAACACAac AAGTGCGATGGTTCCCGAGAAAGTGacgaaaaatatgaaagtcATTCCAGGAAACTGCTCATCTGGTCAATGTATTTTGAgaccaaaaaaa gcagTGCTTATCAATGTTAAGAAGAGATAtgatgatttttccaaaatgtctCTTATGGTTTTGATTGAACTcgaagaaaatgtgaaaaatatatcAGTTCCATGTATCCCATATG TAAGTGCCAATGTCTACACAAACGATGATGTATTTCTATATGGCCATGCTACATCCACCAAAAATCCGTATTCAACACTACAATTTAAACCActaaaa ATTAAAAACTTACACGATGATGGTTGGATATGCACTGATAAGTACCAAGCAATGCAAGATCGAGGGGGACCTTTGGTGAAGTTGTATGATGATAAAGTTACGGCTATTGGGATCAAGTCCACTA CTGGATACAATTCAAATCAATATGAATATTACTTTGATTTGAGAAAGTATAACAATGAAATCTGTGAATTCTCTGGAGTTTGTACAAAAGGCCCAGTTGGTAGACCATCGTCCGAAGCTTCATCTTCAAGTAACCAGCCGGAGGCTACTACACAACAAATTGTACAAAACAGCTCCGATCCCAATTCCCCGAATGTTAATACTAATCCTAGTAAGAACAGGAATACAACTTCCAACTCCAACTACATTGAACTTCCAATCGACGaaggaaaaattgatgaagtGAATGAAGCTCTCTCATATCCAGAGGATTCcaatgattattttttgaagagtaTGATGGCTAAAAATACGGAAAGAACAGTCTACAAAGCAATGTTTG ACCAATTTGATAGTCCTGAACAGGATGCAAGAGGTTCTGTCATCAACGAGaaggaagatgatgatgacgacGAAGATTGCGATGATTTTGAAGATGATGAGGAAGATGTGATTGATGATGAATACATTTATAGAACCATGGATTTCTTGAGAGAAGATCTTTAA
- the D1081.19 gene encoding Peptidase S1 domain-containing protein (Confirmed by transcript evidence), whose product MRIHFIILLTFIVIILNVISINGETNELASDQFDSPEQDARGSVINEKEDDDDDEDCDDFEDDEEDVIDDEYIYRTMDFLREDL is encoded by the exons atgagaattcaTTTCATCATACTCTTAACGTTTATAGTTATTATTCTGAATGTCATCAGTATTAATGGAGAAACCAACGAATTAGCGTCCG ACCAATTTGATAGTCCTGAACAGGATGCAAGAGGTTCTGTCATCAACGAGaaggaagatgatgatgacgacGAAGATTGCGATGATTTTGAAGATGATGAGGAAGATGTGATTGATGATGAATACATTTATAGAACCATGGATTTCTTGAGAGAAGATCTTTAA
- the D1081.3 gene encoding Peptidase S1 domain-containing protein (Predicted) translates to MSIENDTSNAVSVAGFFISPRHVLTSAFSILTGARNWRINYNKEQVFKTLEYIKDTLSAIIPEEVTKNMKVIPGNCSSSQCYLKPKKAVLINVKEQEVDFDNMFALVLIELEENVKNISFPCVGRKHSEVIDEYDVFLYGYDTTKNVTSTLQFLPLKVREVKKNSRKWICTNKYQKMQDRGEPLVKLYDDKVTVIGLKSTTGYRKDFYEYYFDLRRYNNEICAFSGVCPSDPVEIPSSETPSSSNQPVTTTDEIVQSSPATDFRNNKNSSKHKNKMANSDYIELPIDDGKNDDVYKERMYPEDSNEYFLNSMVSKNTERTFYEAIFLVFEFIFFFVMRVE, encoded by the exons ATGTCAATAGAGA ATGATACATCGAACGCGGTATCAGTAGCTGGATTCTTCATTTCTCCAAGACATGTTTTAACATCTGCATTTTCTATATTGACGGGAGCCCGTAATTGGAGAATCAATTACAACAAGgaacaagtttttaaaactcttGAATACATAAAAGACACATT AAGCGCAATAATTCCCGAAGAAGtgacaaaaaatatgaagGTGATCCCAGGAAACTGCTCATCTAGTCAATGTtatttgaaaccaaaaaaa GCGGTACTAATCAATGTTAAAGAACAGGAGGTAGATTTTGACAATATGTTCGCATTGGTTTTAATTGAACTTGAAGAAAACGTTAAGAATATCTCGTTTCCATGTGTTGGACGTA aACATTCTGAGGTCATTGATGAATACGATGTATTTCTATACGGCTATGACACAACCAAAAATGTAACTTCAACGCTTCAATTTCTCCCACTAAAG GTTCGCGAAGTGAAGAAGAATTCGCGCAAATGGATATGCActaataaatatcaaaaaatgcaagATCGAGGGGAACCTTTGGTGAAATTGTATGATGATAAAGTTACGGTTATTGGTCTCAAGTCAACAA ctggatACAGGAAAGACTTTTATGAATATTATTTCGATTTGAGAAGGTATAACAATGAAATCTGTGCATTCTCTGGTGTTTGTCCAAGTGATCCAGTGGAAATACCATCAAGCGAAACTCCATCTTCAAGTAATCAACCGGTGACTACCACAGATGAAATTGTACAAAGCAGTCCGGCCACCGATTTccgaaacaataaaaactctagtaaacacaaaaacaaaatggcAAACTCCGATTACATTGAACTTCCAATTGATGATGGGAAAAATGATGATGTGTATAAAGAACGCATGTATCCAGAAGATTccaatgaatattttttgaacagcaTGGTGTCAAAAAATACGGAAAGAACATTCTACGAAGCAATATTTCTTGTGTTTgagtttattttcttttttgtgatgCGTGTGGAATAA